The sequence AAAAAGACCGTTGGGCAGAGCCTCTCATGCCCCAATACAAGGCACAGACTTTTCCTCTTGCCTATCTGAGCATAGACTCACTCCAAGTGGACAACAGCCATTTGTTGTTTCATGTAGCAAAGGCAGACGGCATTACCAAACATCAGCTGCAAGGCATCGACCTTTACATAGAGCGTTTTGTACATCGTAATGGTCAAATAGAAGCAGACAGCGACTTTTGGCTTAGCATAAAGCAGTATTATTTGGAGTTCCCGGAGCCGCTTTACCACCTGCGCCTGCACGATGCCAAGCTCCAGAGACGCCTGCCGGCTGTCGAGGTGGGCAGTGTGGAGCTCTTTTCGTCTGTAAACACAGATGGGCTATGGAAGCAACGTCTTTATGCCAAAACCATCTTGCAGGCAAAGTTACAAGACCTGCGACTGCCTCATGTTCCATGGGATGCCTTGCTTCGGGGAGAAGAGTTGTACATTCCCCGTTTGCAAGTAGCAAGCTGGCAGTTGAATGCCATCGATGACCTACGTTTGGCTAAAAACCCCTTGCGCCGCCCGCCCATGCCTCATGAACTACTGCAAAGAACAGCAGGCATGTGGCTTATAGATACAGTCGTTTTTGAAGGTGGGCAAATCACTTACGAGCAAAAGCAATGGAACAATACAGGCAGTGGCAAGCTATTTTTTGATGAAGTGCACTTGCAGCTCTATCACTTAGGCAATCTTCGCGACTCGCTGCCATTGCGTATCGAAATGGTTTCGCTTTTTATGAAGCAAGGCATATTGGCATTGAACATGGATATCGACCGTCATAGCCCTGTGCTACATGCAACTTATGCGGGTACCTTGGGGCGTATGTCGGCTGTTTATTTGAATCGTATGTTGGAACCCACCACACAAGTAAGCTTGCAAACGGGCACCATCAAAAAAATCACCTTTAAAGGCACGATGCATGACCATGCACATCGCGGCAGTATGCTGGCAATATACCGCAACTTTAAAGTCAGTGTGCTGGATGCACAAGCCAAACGCAAGCGCCGCATCGTTTCGAAGTTAGTCAATATGCTCATTCGCAATACAAACAAGCACAGAACTGGTGCTATTCATTACAACCGCCTGCCTTCGGATGGATTTTTGCGTATTCTGTGGCAAGGATTAGCCTCGGGCTTACGCGACACCCTGCTTCCCGAAATCATGAAAGAACGCGAGTAGATGGCTGCTATCTTCCTTCTACAAGCTTGCAAAAACCGCTGGTCATCTATCACAAGCCTTATTTTTGAAGCATCGCCAACCAAACGTTAAGTAAGCTATGCAAAACGCACAAAGACTTTCAATTATCCTTCTATTGTGCTGTCTCAGCCATGCTGCTTTTAGCCAAGGCTATCTCTACATAGGCACTCAGCGCTATCCGTCCATCTATGTAGGGCTCTTTAGATTTCCGGGCGATGTTTTCTTCAGAAGGAATTTCTCCGCCCCTGCCCTTAGTGTAGAAGTAGCGAAGCGAAATGGTGGAGGCTGGCTGGTAATCTCAACCTATTGTCAATATTGCGATTGTGGTTTTTTTAGTAGGCATTTCGCTGGCGATGTGTATTTATACCTGAGCGATGGTTCTGTGATTAAATGCTATGACAGAGGCTTGCGCGATTGCTTAAACGATGACATAATAGGTATTTACATGCTTTCAGCCGCAGAGGTAATGCGTTTAAAACAGCATAGCATCGAGAGCATTCGCTTCACTATAGGACCCCCAAAAAATGTCATAGGAGGCAGAAGAGAGTCATTTATTGCTACGAGCAGTGAAGACACCCGCCAACCTATAAGGCAACTTTTTGGCAACTAAGAGGCTATTAAAAATTAAGGACTGCGGGGCATTTCCTCCTTTCAAGGCTGTTACGCATTCAATTCACCTTATAACTTGTTGTTTCTTTCTGCTCCTGCTGTTTTGTATGTTCACTAAAAAAACACCGGTAAAAATCAGGGCAGTAGCCATAAGCGTATAGACAGTCAGAGAGGTTTTGCCCTGCCATAAATCTATAGTGGCTGCCACCAGTGGTTGAAAATAGATGTAAAAGCCTACTACGGAAGCATGCGTGTATTGCAATGCCCACGCATTGAGCGAGTAGGCAGTGAGGGTTGTTGCCAGCAGCACATAGGCAATGGCAACCAGCACAAACCAGGGCAGCTGTTGCCAAGAAACAGAAGCTAGCCCGATATAACCAAAAGGTAAGACCCCCAAAATACCCAGTGTAAACACATAGAACATCACTACCAAAGGGTGATAGCGGCGCATGAGTGGTTTCACCAGTACCAAATAGGCGCTGTAAGACAGGGCATTGCCCAGTACCATCAGGTCGCCCCATACATTTGCCGGGCGTAACATCCACTGTCCCTGTGTGAGGAGCACATATCCCCCCAACGCTCCCAAAAGAATTCCTATCATACGTTGTGTGGTGGCTTGTTCCATGCCCATCAACAAAGACAAGAGCAGCACAAAAATGGGCGTCATGGTCATAATTACCGAGGCATTGGTTGCGGAGGTGCGCGCCAAACCCTCAAAGAAAAGCAACTGATTGACCACCACGCCCAATAGCGCACACCACAACAAGCGCCCGCGGTGTTCAGGGGCTATGTACAAAGGGGTTCCCCGCAACAAGTGCCACAAGCCCAAAAGGAACGACACTGCTACCACTCGCAACAAAATTACGGCTGAAGGATTCAGATAATGCGGAATGATAAGTTTGGCAATGTTATAGTTGAAGCCGTAGATGAGTGCAACCAAGAACAGTGCCGCATGCACAAGCCATCCGGCAGGCTTTCTTTCTGACACTAGCTTTTAATTTGATTCGAAGTTGCAAATATAACGATTTCTAATGCATCGCCTGTTCTCCTTCTGTCGATTGGGAGTAGTTATCTTGGCGGTCGTTGCTGCTGTTCCTGAAAGGTAAGGTAAAATAAAAAGTAGTACCCACCTCTACTTCACTCTCTACCCATATTGCACCACCATTGCGCTCTACAAACTCTTTTACAAGAATAAGCCCCAAGCCGGTACCCGTTTCGTTGGCAGTGCCTTTGGTGCTCACTCGCTTATCTACTTTAAACAAACGCTCCTGTATTTCCTTAGGCATGCCCACTCCTGTATCGCGCACGTACACGATAGCTTTTTGACCATCCACAAACGCCCCTACACTTACTTTTCCTCCCTCAGCAGTAAATTTGATAGCATTAGATAGCAAGTTACGAATAATCGTATGAAGAGAAGGCTGGTCGGCATAGACTACTATGTCGGAAGGCACTTCATCGAGCAACTCTATCCCTTTGTTGGCAGCTGTCATTTGCAACAGCTGCAAATTTTCTTTCACTACATTTTTCAAAGGAAACTCCTCGAAGTTATATTCAATAACCCCCATTTGGGAGCGAGACCAAGAGAGCACATTCTCTAATAGCTGATACAGGTTTTTCACTGAGCGGTTCAGACTACTGCTCATAAACTGAATATCTTCTTTGCTCATTTCGTCCAGATGATTGGACATGATGTCGAGGAAGGCAGTCAAAGAATTGAGGGGACCTTTGATGTCATGTGCCAAGATGGAAAAGAAGCGGTCTTTGGTGGCATTGAGCTGTTCGAGATGGTGAGCCTGTGCTTCGAGTTCTTTTTTCTTCTCTTCCAGTTCTTTGTTTTTTTCTTCCAAATCCCTTTTCGCCTCTTTTATCATCACCTCCAGGCGCTGCTTTTGTAGTCGTATGCGCTCTGAACGCCACCACATGATGACAAAGACCAAGGCAGCCAATACCAAGGCTATAAGCACAAAAAACCAAGTAGAACTATAAAACGGAGGGCGTATAGTGAAAGAATAACGCAGTGGTTTTTCTAACAGGAAATCGCCGTCGGAAGTACGAACATTGAGCCAGAAAGTATAATTACCCGGTGCCAAGCCTGCATAGGTAATCTCACGCCGCTTACTCCACGGTACCCACTGCTTGTCCAAGCCTTCCATCCACCAGCTGAATTCCAGCTTATGAGCAAGCGCATAATCCAAAGCTTCAAAGACAAAAGTCAAGTTGTTTTGGTCATGCGGCAGTTTGAGGTTTAGGGGTATCCTCACCACCGGGTCTATGGTTTCGTAATATGCTTTCCATTCTTCGGAGGTCCAATCTATAGGTTGCAAGAAGAGGTAAATTTTAGAAATGCCCACAAATGCCGCTTTGGGTTGACGGAAAGGCTGGGGGTAGTCAAAGCGGTGCAATCCTTGAATGGTTCCCATCCAGAGGCGCCCGCGACTGTCGTGATAAATGGCGGCTGCATTGTTTTCCCTTGCCACAAAGCCTTCTTCCGCTTCAAAGGTGCGGCGCTTCATTATTTCGCCCCTGTTGTTGATGAGCCAACAGTTGGCACCTGTTTGTGTTCCTATCCACAGCTTATCGTCAACGGCAAGAATAGAGTACACAATATGACTGTTCAGACCTTGCTCTCCCCCATAGAACTTGAATTGCTTACCATCGAAGCGGAGCACCCCGCCCAAACAGGCAAACCACACGTTCCCCCAAGGGTCTTCAGTTGCTTGCAGTACATAATCGTTGGGTAAGCGAACCGTTTCGCGTGTGTAATGCTTCCACTGCCCACCGGGCAACAACACAGAAATGCCATAGGTAGTACACACCCACAGGCGCTCTTGGCTGTCTCTAAAAACATAGCGGACAAAGTTGCTTGGCAACCCGGCACTGCGGGCATCATAGTGCCGCACGGTGTCAGGGGTCTTTTTGTAAAGCCCGTCTCCTAAGGTAGCTATCCAGAAGGTGGCAGTACTCGGCTCATAAAGGATATGAGCTATCTGCTTTGCCCCTTCCAAACCGTACTTTTCACCAACATTTGCAAAGTAGTTTTTGGAGATGCTGTATTCCCACAGTCCATAGAAGGTCCCCAACAAAAGGGTATCATCAGACAGCGGCACGATGGCAGTAATCCTGCCCAGAAAAGGTAATTCCTGCCGACTTTCCACCTGCCGCATATACTCCTTTTCTTCATCGTATCGATACAAGCCAAGGCGCCCTGCCGTACCAACCCATATATTGTTGAATTTATCTTCGGCAATAGCCCATACTTCATTACTCTGTAACCCCTCTGCTTCCCCGTATTGTATAAAAGAATCGGCTTGATAAAAAAGTAATTTGTTGTTGGTAGCAATCCAGAAATCACCGCGACTGTCTTGATAAAAAAAATCAACACTACTTGCTGGCAAGCCATGGGCTGCATCCCAACGATGCAGCACGTTTCCCTTTTGCGTACACAACAAGGTACCATTGCGCAATACCCACCAATAGTTGCCTTTGTTATCCCGGAAAGTTCTAATGGCAGTAGCTACCTTTTGGCTTTCGGGCAACAGCTCCATGGTACCATTGGGGTAGGCACGGTAAATGGCAAAAGAGTCGGCGGCTATTTCCATCGACAAAAGCAGCATGCCGGAAGGTTCTGCCCACAGCAACCGCTTGATGGCTGGATAAGCAACGCCCTCTTTTTTGGGCTTGGGCGCAAGCCATACAGTATCTACTGCCTCCGCTTTCGATTTAAGATAAAACAAGCCGTGCACATTGCTTATCCACATGTGCCCGTTAGGGTCCATCATTAGGTCTGGCAAGTAGCCCGAAGCCGAAAGCAAGGGCAAGGGCAACTTCTTTTCCTGAAAGCGCCCGTTTTCATAGTGCACCAACTTCACTTCGCCATACTCGGTGTGCACCCAAGCCCACCAGTCTTTGCCCGTTTTTCCTTTCCATACTTTAAAAGCCACGCCGTCGGGGAAGCCTTCTTTTTGCGAAAAAGAAGTAAAAGTATGCCCGTCGAAGCGAGACACTCCACGCTCTGTAATGCACCAAAGATAGCCGTCGGAGGTGAGCAGCAAGCAATGTACATTGTTATTGACCAAGCCTTTGCGCTCATCCCATACTTCAAAGTTATACCCATTCCAACGGGCAATCCCGCCTAAGGTAGCAATCCACAAGCGCCCATGACGGTCTTCCAAGATATCTTCTATTTGTGACTGAGGCAAGCCTTCTTCTACCCCGTAGCTGCGAAAAGCATAATGCTGTGCCTGGAGAAAAAATGGATGGAATACCATCAGCCAGACGAAAAAGCGAGTAAGGCAGAGAGGCACGACCTTATTCATAAAATGTCTATTTGCAGTCATTCCCTTCATTTTCTTCAATAAGCAAAGCGTAAAAGTCAGATAGGTAGCAGCAGGCAAGTGTTATTTACAATATAGCTTTTTCAAAACATAAAAACAAAAAAATCAATCGAGTGTGCAGCTTCTCTCTCTCTCAAGAGACAAAACAAAACACTTAGCAGGTTTACAAGCAAACACCTTGCCATAGAAAAACAAAAGGCAACGAATACGATTCGATGCCTTTTGAGAGAATTGAAAAAAGTAGCAGCTACCTTTTAAGGATTCCAAACGTTGTTAGCATAATTCACGTCCATCATCAACTTGTCGGGGTCTAGTGTGATGGAGGTAATACGAGAGGTAGTAGGCAACCGCAGTTCCTTACTGTTGCCTTTCATCCATATTTCTACTGGGAACTGCAAACGATGCACTTTGCCGTTCTGTTCTTTTACCTCCATGATTACGGGCATCAACAGCTCGCCTTTGTTTTCGATATTCACAATAGCCCCCTTGGCAGGGTCATTCTCTACATATTTCACTTGACGCACTGCTTGGTCCAGAGCCCAGGTTTCGTAGAACCATCCGCGCCAGAACCAGTCCAGGTCTTCGCCAGCTACATTTTCTATGGTATTGAAGAAGTCCAGAGGCGTGGGGTGCTTGAATGCCCAAGCATTGATATAAGAGCGGAAAGCGCGGTCGAAGCGCTCGGGTCCCAAAATCACTTCTCGCAAC comes from Thermonema lapsum and encodes:
- a CDS encoding DMT family transporter, giving the protein MSERKPAGWLVHAALFLVALIYGFNYNIAKLIIPHYLNPSAVILLRVVAVSFLLGLWHLLRGTPLYIAPEHRGRLLWCALLGVVVNQLLFFEGLARTSATNASVIMTMTPIFVLLLSLLMGMEQATTQRMIGILLGALGGYVLLTQGQWMLRPANVWGDLMVLGNALSYSAYLVLVKPLMRRYHPLVVMFYVFTLGILGVLPFGYIGLASVSWQQLPWFVLVAIAYVLLATTLTAYSLNAWALQYTHASVVGFYIYFQPLVAATIDLWQGKTSLTVYTLMATALIFTGVFLVNIQNSRSRKKQQVIR
- a CDS encoding sensor histidine kinase, giving the protein MNKVVPLCLTRFFVWLMVFHPFFLQAQHYAFRSYGVEEGLPQSQIEDILEDRHGRLWIATLGGIARWNGYNFEVWDERKGLVNNNVHCLLLTSDGYLWCITERGVSRFDGHTFTSFSQKEGFPDGVAFKVWKGKTGKDWWAWVHTEYGEVKLVHYENGRFQEKKLPLPLLSASGYLPDLMMDPNGHMWISNVHGLFYLKSKAEAVDTVWLAPKPKKEGVAYPAIKRLLWAEPSGMLLLSMEIAADSFAIYRAYPNGTMELLPESQKVATAIRTFRDNKGNYWWVLRNGTLLCTQKGNVLHRWDAAHGLPASSVDFFYQDSRGDFWIATNNKLLFYQADSFIQYGEAEGLQSNEVWAIAEDKFNNIWVGTAGRLGLYRYDEEKEYMRQVESRQELPFLGRITAIVPLSDDTLLLGTFYGLWEYSISKNYFANVGEKYGLEGAKQIAHILYEPSTATFWIATLGDGLYKKTPDTVRHYDARSAGLPSNFVRYVFRDSQERLWVCTTYGISVLLPGGQWKHYTRETVRLPNDYVLQATEDPWGNVWFACLGGVLRFDGKQFKFYGGEQGLNSHIVYSILAVDDKLWIGTQTGANCWLINNRGEIMKRRTFEAEEGFVARENNAAAIYHDSRGRLWMGTIQGLHRFDYPQPFRQPKAAFVGISKIYLFLQPIDWTSEEWKAYYETIDPVVRIPLNLKLPHDQNNLTFVFEALDYALAHKLEFSWWMEGLDKQWVPWSKRREITYAGLAPGNYTFWLNVRTSDGDFLLEKPLRYSFTIRPPFYSSTWFFVLIALVLAALVFVIMWWRSERIRLQKQRLEVMIKEAKRDLEEKNKELEEKKKELEAQAHHLEQLNATKDRFFSILAHDIKGPLNSLTAFLDIMSNHLDEMSKEDIQFMSSSLNRSVKNLYQLLENVLSWSRSQMGVIEYNFEEFPLKNVVKENLQLLQMTAANKGIELLDEVPSDIVVYADQPSLHTIIRNLLSNAIKFTAEGGKVSVGAFVDGQKAIVYVRDTGVGMPKEIQERLFKVDKRVSTKGTANETGTGLGLILVKEFVERNGGAIWVESEVEVGTTFYFTLPFRNSSNDRQDNYSQSTEGEQAMH